The genomic segment AAGATGATTATATAGGCAGTCCAAAGCTCCCGTGGTGTAGTCCGGCCAAGCATAAGGGACTCTCACTCCCTCGACTCGGGTTCAAATCCCGACGGGAGCATTCAGAACAGTACTGGGAGCACATGGATTCGAACCTTTATAGGATTGAAAGTTCTGTTACCGCTCTATCAGCTACGATCTTGAATCTATCTACACCCTTAAATTATTTATGAATATCATAGTGCGAGAGAGAATAGGAAAAAAGTAATAGAATATATGAAAAGTTATTGTGCAGAAGTCTATAATTTAAAGTAAAAGTGTTGGAAGAAAATAGAAAACCAAGTATAAGGATACTAAAAATATATTTGGTCTCAGAATCAGAGGTGAAGAAATATTAATATATGAAAAAAGATAACATAACATTATGAAATATATAAAATATGGAAATACCGGAACGTTTGTATCAGTGCTTGCATTTGGAGCTATGACATTTGGCGAGAAAAACGTATGGAAACTTGGAGGAGTAAATCAAGAGTTATCTGACAGGATGATAAAACGCTGTATTGATGCAGGTGTAAATCTGTATGATACTGCAGATGTATATGATGCTGGAGATTCTGAGATTATACTTGGGAAGTCTATAAAGAAGTACAGGGATCAAGTGATGATAGCGACGAAGGTCAGGGGCAAGATAGGCAAGGGAATAAATGAGCTAGGACTTTCTAGACATCATATGAGCATATCCTTAAGAAAGAGCCTTGAAAGGCTTGGCACGTCATGGGTGGACATATACCAATATCATGGCTGGGACAGTGAGAGCAACTTGAAAGAAGTGGTTGAGACCATGCAGTCTTTTGTGGATCAGGGAAAGGTAATATATCCCGCTCTATCCAATTTTGCAGCATGGCAAATGGCAACGTTGCAGGCAATGGTTGAAGAGCGAGGATTTGCAAGATATGAAAGTGCGCAGATGAACTATAGTTTAATCAACAGAGACGTTGAGTATGAGATCATGCCATTTTTAAAATACAGCAAAATGTCACTTTTGTCATGGAGCCCATTACATGGTGGAATTTTAACAGGCAAATACAAAAGAGGCGAGAAACCTACCGCCGGCACAAGAATGGGTGATAGAGGCTTCTTCTTCCCTTATTTTGATGAGAGCAGTGGCTGGGACGTTGTTGAGGAAGTGAAGAGAGTTGCAGAAGAGCAGGGTTGCAAACCATCTCAGGTAGCGCTTTCCTGGCTCGTTAACAAGAGGGTCATAGCGCTGATCGGAGCTAGGAACATGGAACAGCTTGAAGAGGATTTAGGAGCAATAGATGTAAACCTGAAGGTAGGGCAGATAGAGCGGTTGGACAAAGTATCTGAGAGCAGGGCCATGTATCCAAACTGGATGATACAGAGACAGGGACAGGATAGAGATTTCGAGATTTTACGCTGATCTTTTTTACAATTACTTACTTTTTTTCTAGCTACTATGAAACGGGTAAATATATTTTAGAATGAGTTATGAGAGATAACATAATTTTTATATAAAGTGAAAATTATTCTGGTAAGCATGAACCCAATAAAAATAGGAAAAGTTAAGGAAATTTATGATTACGGTACTGAACTAGAATTTTACTTTACAGACAACATATCTGTATTTGACAAGATCATACCAAACAAGGTGCCTGACAAAGGTGCATCTTTGTGTCGCACATCTGCATACTGGTTTGAAACCTTAAAAAACATCAATGTACAAAATCATTATATACGATCAATAGGAAACAACAGGATGCGAGTTCGGAAATTTAACATTATTGCAAAACCCACACAACATTCTAAAGATTATCTGATTCCGCTGGAGTTCATAGTCAGATACTATATAGCAGGATCATTGTTTGATCGTCTGAAATCTGGAAAAATCAGCCGTGATGCAATAAGCACTAAAAACATAGAATATGGAGCAAAACTGAACGATCCGTTCTTTGAGGTAACCACAAAATTCGAGAAATTTGACCGGGAGCTGGACATGAACGAGGCAATGCAGATCAGCGGGTTGAATAAGAAAGAGATGGATGAGATCAAAGAGCAGATACTGAAGATAGATGCATTTATGAATAGTGAGGTGCTCAAGAGAGGGTTGATACATGTGGATGGCAAGAAAGAGTGGGCGCTTGACAGCGAGCGTGTGCCGGTAATTGTAGACACGTTCGGCACTGCGGACGAAGACAGGTTTTGGGATCTTGATTCTTATAAAAATGGAGAGCAAATAGAGTTAAGCAAGGAATATGTACGAAAATATTATCGAGAAACAGGATATTATGACCGGCTAATGGAAGCTAGAGCACATAATTTGGCAGAGCCCGAGATACCGCCCATGCCCGAAGAACTTATACGAAAAACTTCGCAGCTATACAGGGAGATGTACGAGAAAATCACGGGCAGAAAGTGGTGATCATAAATTTTTACTAAAACCATTTACAATTATTTTGAATACGGGAATTCTGAAATACTGGGGAAATAGATCAAATTTATCAATATATTTTTTTAATAGGATCTCTTCACTGACGCTGCCTTTTTCTCTTATAACAGAGTTCCACTCATTGAGTATTCTCAAACCTTCTACTATTGTTTTTTTTGCGTCAGGGCCTGATACTGCACCGTAGTGGGAAAATCCAACAATATCAAAGTCTAGATTCAGAATATTTTTCAGAGAGATAAGATAGTTTTCAAACCTGAAGCTTGGAGGAAACGAGTTTGGCAATAATGTTGAGTATTTTCCAGAAAACAGCCCTGCTCCATCGCCAGTGAACAAGAACTTGCTGTTCAGTTCAAAGAACATAAAATGATCGGAGGTATGTCCTGGTGCATAAATTGCCTTAATTCTGACATTGTTACCTAGATTGAATGTATCTCCGTCATTTATAGGCACAAGCCTCTCTTTCTCCTTAACAGCTTCTATGGGTTCTGCAAGATCGCCGTATAGAGATATTGTAGCATTGTTAATCTTCTCAGGATTTGCCAGGTTTTCCAGAGTTATGGAATTTGCATAAACTTTCGCATTTTTGCATATTTTCAAGATGGGGGGAGCACCGCCAGCATGATCGTTATGCCTATGACTCACAAAAATATGGGTCACAGATTTTGGATCTATATTGTATTCATTCAATTTTTCCACTATTTTTTCTCCCGAACTTTTTCCGCCAGGATCCATTATTGCAACCGTGTCTCCTTTAACAATAAATGACGAGGTTGTTTTTTCGTTGTTCCAGCCAAAAACATCGAGCATCAGTAAATGCTCATTGATATATCCACTATCTTTGTAAATGGTCATGTGATATCACTGCATGCGCAGACATGTTTAAAAATATATAAAATCTTCTAAGAGTGTGTATATAAAAATAATCAGAAAAACAGTTCAACTTTTCTTTTTTGCTCTACACTACCGGTACTAGTAATAAAATAATGAACAGGCAGCGTTTGAGAAACAGAATATTACATGTATTCTGATAAATACCAAAGAATATACGGGTCTGTCGGGAGTCGAACCCGAGTCTGAGGCTCCGGAAGCCTCGATGCTCTCCAGCTACACTACAGACCCATGCTACTTTTTCTTGTATTCAGTGTATCCACATTTTCCGCAAGTGTATCGGTCACTATGCTCCGCTAAAAAAGTACCGGGCCCGCATTTAGGGCAGGTTCTTCTGTTTCTCGTTACTTTGCCATCTTTAACTTCATAAATATTGCTCATTTTAAATCACCTATGATTTCTTCTCAATCAGTTTATGTCTTAACAGTATATAATCAGGCTCAATCTTTTTCGCATTTTCTACATTATCATAGATTTTGCCGTAGGCTATAACTTCTTCTTTTCCAAACTGTGTTTTTACACTATCTATTATCACAGTATCAATTTTTGCATTCATGTTATCTGCAAGTACTTTCCTTATTGCATCTCTCGTAGGCGTTTTTTCACGATTGTGAACAACCTTGAATTTTATCTCGGTTCGATGCAATAAATTGTTTTCTTTTTTATCCAATATTTCTATGTTCATATCACATTCACTCCATCAACTTTAATATTTTTTCAACTATCTTTTTTATTTTTTGATCTACTATGATCATATTCATACCCATATTGGGTATACCATATATAACCTTTACATTATCTTTTGCCATATATATGCAGGGTAATGCCGCCAGATCCTCTTCTCCATCCACTTCGATTGCAGTATATGTATCTGACTCTATTGCCTCTTTTATGACATTCCATAACTCTAACGATATTTTTCCTTGGGGGTTGCACACTTTTTTTATTTGTTGATAATATGCTTTGAAAGGCTCTATATTTGCAGGCCCTCTCTTCGTTTTATTGTCAAATATTGCTATTTTTGGTTTATATCCATTTTTTAACAACGTATCTGTGGTCATGTCTCCAACTGAATATATAGTATCTGAATCAGATAAATAATTTTTCAGGTCTTCAGTCTGTATCAATATCCCAGAGGCAATGCTCAACTCTTTCCTTAATTTTTCAGGTAAAACGAGATCTCTATCTAACTTTAATTGCATACTGTCCATCTTTGGTTATATTCATGTGCTGGGCTATTTTTGAAAATTGGCTGTTTATAATATATACAAAACCTTCCCATTCAGGAACGGTTTCTTCTCCACATACAGGGCATTTGAGATCCTCTGTTACAGTATGGCATTTTCTGCAGGCTCTATATTCACGCATTTTTAGCCGCCTCTTTTTCCAGATAATCTAATTTTCCAAGTCCAGGCTGTCTCATTGTCAGTCCAACTTTACTTTCTCTGACATTATCTTCATTTAAGCTTAAAGATACAAATCTAACCCTAACCCTGTCATTTAGCCTCAGATCTTTTTTAGATTCTTTGCCAATCAACCTTTTATTCTCAATATCAATATCAAATCGATCATCGAATATTTGAGAAATGTGAAGCAAACCGTCCAGCGCTCCAAATCTTACAAAAGCCCCGAATTCTTTTACTTCTACAATGTTTCCTTCAATTACTTCCTGCAGTTCAGGCTTGAAAGTCAGTGCCTCAAACTTTATTCTCTGGTAAACTCCCCCGTCTCCAGGAATAATCCTACCATCACCAATTCTTTCTAAGCTCAAAATAGCTATAATAACATATTTTTTATTATCTTTAGTATCCTCTTCAAATAATCTGACTTTTCCTTCCAGTTTTTCTCTCGAAAGTTGGAAAAGTATCTGATCTATATCTCCTCCTAACATTTCTGGAGGAATGCGTAGCACATCTTCATCATCTACAAGCATATACATAACAAAATTACCTCTACACTTTATAGGAAGTGTAATCTGTTCTTTTATATATATTTTTTTAGTTTTCGTATTTGATCTTGACTATATAAATTTAGATAGTATTTTTAATCGAATAAAAATGTTTAAATCTAAAATACTATTATTCTATCTGTGCAAGATAAATTTGGAGATAGTATTGCAGAGCTAGCATATAAAGCGTATGAGCAGAGGCTATTTAATACTGTTAAAAATGGGCCTATCCCAGAACATATAGCCATAATAATGGATGGAAACCGTAGATTTGCTAGAGAATACGGGCTTAATAATGCGGAGGGACATAAAAAAGGAAAAGAAAAGGTGGAAGAAGTTTTAAACTGGTGTCTCGAGCTCCATGTAAAGGTGCTAACTGTTTATGCTTTTTCCACTGAAAATTTTAAGAGGTCAAATGAAGAAATTGAAGATTTAATGCAGATATTTTACAATGCTTTAGAAAGCGCAATAAAAGATGAAAGAATTTATAGAAACAAAGTTAGAATAAAGATAATAGGCAGAAAAGATTTGATACCAAAATTTTTGGTGGAAAAAATAGAGAAACTCGAAGAGTTGACCAAAGATTTTTCTAATTTTTATTTTAATATTGCACTGGCATATGGAGGCCGAGAAGAAATAATCTCTGCAATAAAGAAAATTGCAGGACTGGTGAAAGATGGGAAATTGAAAATAGAGGATATAACTGAAGAAAAAGTATCAGAAAACATGTATACGCAGAACATACCAGACCCGGACCTGCTATTAAGAACTTCGGGAGAAGAAAGAATCTCTAATTTTCTGCTCTGGCAGATTGCTTATTCAGAAATATATTTTTCTGATGTTTACTGGCCTACTTTCAAAAAGTTAGATTTTTTAAGAGCAATACACTCTTATCAATTAAGAAAAAGAAGATTTGGAGTATAGTTGTTAATTTTGGATACTCCCGATATAGTCTTTCAAGTACCTTGCGCTTATATCTCCTTCATCCTTTTTACCATTTTTACTACGGTTTCAACCGCTTCTCTGCCTTTTTCTATTCTGTCAAGAGCCTGTAATCTTGTTTCTCCATGCCCAGATATTCCCAGCGCTACTGGTTTTCCATACTCTATCATGAGATCCTCAATTTTTCGTGCAGCATTGTGCATTATTATCTCATCATGAGCAGTTTCTCCTTCAATCACTGCGCCCAGGGTTACTACTCCGTCCACTTTTTCAGAGTCTAGCAGCTTTTTCACACCTAGCGGAATGTCGAAAGTGCCGGGTACATACACAATCTTGGAGATTTCAGCACCCAAAAACTCAGCCTCAACTTTCGCGCGCTCTAACATCATCATGGTTATATCAAAATTATATTCAGAAACTACTATTCCAATTTTTATTTTTTCAGCCATTTTTCAAACACCTCTTTTATCTTACTGCTCCTGCATCCTCAAATCCCTGTCTTAATCCTTTACCTGCCATCTTGGTCAGGTGTGCGGGATCAAATAACAGGTAATATACGTTTTCAGCGTGTTCTCTTGCACGCTCTTTAGCCAGATAGGCCAGCTCTTTAGCATCTTTTGCTTCGTCTTCGTGCACAAATACCTCTATGATA from the Thermoplasmata archaeon genome contains:
- the spt4 gene encoding transcription elongation factor subunit Spt4; its protein translation is MREYRACRKCHTVTEDLKCPVCGEETVPEWEGFVYIINSQFSKIAQHMNITKDGQYAIKVR
- a CDS encoding 30S ribosomal protein S27ae, with the translated sequence MSNIYEVKDGKVTRNRRTCPKCGPGTFLAEHSDRYTCGKCGYTEYKKK
- the ribH gene encoding 6,7-dimethyl-8-ribityllumazine synthase, which gives rise to MAEKIKIGIVVSEYNFDITMMMLERAKVEAEFLGAEISKIVYVPGTFDIPLGVKKLLDSEKVDGVVTLGAVIEGETAHDEIIMHNAARKIEDLMIEYGKPVALGISGHGETRLQALDRIEKGREAVETVVKMVKRMKEI
- a CDS encoding MBL fold metallo-hydrolase, with protein sequence MTIYKDSGYINEHLLMLDVFGWNNEKTTSSFIVKGDTVAIMDPGGKSSGEKIVEKLNEYNIDPKSVTHIFVSHRHNDHAGGAPPILKICKNAKVYANSITLENLANPEKINNATISLYGDLAEPIEAVKEKERLVPINDGDTFNLGNNVRIKAIYAPGHTSDHFMFFELNSKFLFTGDGAGLFSGKYSTLLPNSFPPSFRFENYLISLKNILNLDFDIVGFSHYGAVSGPDAKKTIVEGLRILNEWNSVIREKGSVSEEILLKKYIDKFDLFPQYFRIPVFKIIVNGFSKNL
- a CDS encoding DUF359 domain-containing protein; this translates as MQLKLDRDLVLPEKLRKELSIASGILIQTEDLKNYLSDSDTIYSVGDMTTDTLLKNGYKPKIAIFDNKTKRGPANIEPFKAYYQQIKKVCNPQGKISLELWNVIKEAIESDTYTAIEVDGEEDLAALPCIYMAKDNVKVIYGIPNMGMNMIIVDQKIKKIVEKILKLME
- the uppS gene encoding polyprenyl diphosphate synthase; its protein translation is MQDKFGDSIAELAYKAYEQRLFNTVKNGPIPEHIAIIMDGNRRFAREYGLNNAEGHKKGKEKVEEVLNWCLELHVKVLTVYAFSTENFKRSNEEIEDLMQIFYNALESAIKDERIYRNKVRIKIIGRKDLIPKFLVEKIEKLEELTKDFSNFYFNIALAYGGREEIISAIKKIAGLVKDGKLKIEDITEEKVSENMYTQNIPDPDLLLRTSGEERISNFLLWQIAYSEIYFSDVYWPTFKKLDFLRAIHSYQLRKRRFGV
- the rps24e gene encoding 30S ribosomal protein S24e; translation: MNIEILDKKENNLLHRTEIKFKVVHNREKTPTRDAIRKVLADNMNAKIDTVIIDSVKTQFGKEEVIAYGKIYDNVENAKKIEPDYILLRHKLIEKKS
- a CDS encoding phosphoribosylaminoimidazolesuccinocarboxamide synthase; its protein translation is MNPIKIGKVKEIYDYGTELEFYFTDNISVFDKIIPNKVPDKGASLCRTSAYWFETLKNINVQNHYIRSIGNNRMRVRKFNIIAKPTQHSKDYLIPLEFIVRYYIAGSLFDRLKSGKISRDAISTKNIEYGAKLNDPFFEVTTKFEKFDRELDMNEAMQISGLNKKEMDEIKEQILKIDAFMNSEVLKRGLIHVDGKKEWALDSERVPVIVDTFGTADEDRFWDLDSYKNGEQIELSKEYVRKYYRETGYYDRLMEARAHNLAEPEIPPMPEELIRKTSQLYREMYEKITGRKW
- a CDS encoding DNA-directed RNA polymerase gives rise to the protein MYMLVDDEDVLRIPPEMLGGDIDQILFQLSREKLEGKVRLFEEDTKDNKKYVIIAILSLERIGDGRIIPGDGGVYQRIKFEALTFKPELQEVIEGNIVEVKEFGAFVRFGALDGLLHISQIFDDRFDIDIENKRLIGKESKKDLRLNDRVRVRFVSLSLNEDNVRESKVGLTMRQPGLGKLDYLEKEAAKNA
- a CDS encoding aldo/keto reductase; translated protein: MKYIKYGNTGTFVSVLAFGAMTFGEKNVWKLGGVNQELSDRMIKRCIDAGVNLYDTADVYDAGDSEIILGKSIKKYRDQVMIATKVRGKIGKGINELGLSRHHMSISLRKSLERLGTSWVDIYQYHGWDSESNLKEVVETMQSFVDQGKVIYPALSNFAAWQMATLQAMVEERGFARYESAQMNYSLINRDVEYEIMPFLKYSKMSLLSWSPLHGGILTGKYKRGEKPTAGTRMGDRGFFFPYFDESSGWDVVEEVKRVAEEQGCKPSQVALSWLVNKRVIALIGARNMEQLEEDLGAIDVNLKVGQIERLDKVSESRAMYPNWMIQRQGQDRDFEILR